One window of the Nocardioides jiangxiensis genome contains the following:
- a CDS encoding SAV_6107 family HEPN domain-containing protein encodes MMLLPATTHSYLERSAESLREAIMTTDAPARYAHAHVAALRAAAALLAARAHPDPRLRKQKNAWVLLATVAPELGEWATFFAAGASKRAAAEAGSARSVTEREADDLVRESDRFLAVVEQALGLAPHTSVEEEIVFRPALRAGA; translated from the coding sequence ATGATGCTGTTGCCCGCCACCACGCACTCCTACCTCGAGCGCTCTGCCGAGTCGCTCCGGGAGGCGATCATGACCACGGACGCGCCGGCGCGCTACGCGCACGCCCACGTCGCCGCACTCCGCGCGGCAGCAGCGCTGCTCGCCGCGCGGGCGCATCCGGACCCGCGCCTGCGGAAGCAGAAGAACGCCTGGGTGCTGCTGGCCACCGTGGCGCCGGAGCTGGGGGAGTGGGCGACCTTCTTCGCTGCGGGCGCATCGAAGCGTGCGGCGGCCGAAGCCGGCTCCGCACGGTCGGTGACGGAGCGCGAGGCCGACGACCTGGTCCGCGAGTCCGACCGGTTCCTGGCCGTGGTCGAGCAGGCCCTGGGCCTCGCGCCCCACACCTCGGTGGAGGAGGAGATCGTCTTCCGGCCCGCCCTGCGCGCCGGGGCGTGA
- a CDS encoding SRPBCC family protein: MTGHVIHLNTSIHASPEAVWEVLTDIPHHPDILRSVKSTRLLTDGGYDVGTTWSEERTFFGHHGQEELHVTESDAPRRTLHETKLRHDAIRTAWSIQPNRDDTTRLLVTATMDVSGRSPAEKVLWNAFGGHSYNATRKMLAQDLEDIRVEAEKRSGAVTGRHRAS, encoded by the coding sequence ATGACAGGGCACGTCATCCATCTCAACACGAGCATCCACGCCTCGCCCGAGGCGGTCTGGGAGGTCCTCACGGACATCCCGCACCACCCCGACATCCTGCGCAGCGTGAAGTCGACCCGCCTCCTCACCGACGGCGGCTACGACGTGGGCACCACCTGGTCCGAGGAGCGCACGTTCTTCGGCCACCACGGGCAGGAGGAGCTGCACGTCACCGAGAGCGACGCCCCGCGCCGGACCCTGCACGAGACGAAGCTGCGCCACGACGCGATCCGCACGGCCTGGTCGATCCAGCCGAACCGCGACGACACGACCCGGCTGCTGGTGACGGCCACCATGGACGTCTCGGGTCGCTCGCCGGCCGAGAAGGTCCTGTGGAACGCCTTCGGCGGCCACAGCTACAACGCGACCCGCAAGATGCTCGCCCAGGACCTCGAGGACATCCGGGTCGAGGCCGAGAAGCGCAGCGGGGCGGTGACCGGACGGCATCGCGCGAGCTGA
- a CDS encoding phytoene desaturase family protein: MARIAVIGGGFGGTAAAARLAKLGHDVTVLERSGRLGGALGTVEADGFTWDAGPTMTLLPAVIRDLFRKSGRPLEKELELVARDVIREHWFADGSVVTLRGGSRGVQYDAFEELGAGLGAQWCDHVASYADDWEVVRREYLERPWRPEIASKEVVARLQSRTMLAKRLKKDFRDERLRLVAGHPFFMDGHDLRNVPAWMGVNAYVEQNFGTWTTPGGMAALAEAMADRLRTRRVDVRLGTTVTDIVQREGRAVAVATDAGEVDADAVVCAIDPRLVPALAPYVVRTTPAIPAYAVHVGLDGEVPDLGPETVFHGDPTIVVRTGGTAPAGCHAWTLYGRGHLSEDMVLALSRMGANIRANVVTRVDRTPRDQVSALANSPLGVLWQGRDTLRHRLGPRTPIPGVYAAGASATPGSGLPFVGLSASLVAQEIGPA; the protein is encoded by the coding sequence ATGGCACGCATCGCAGTGATCGGCGGCGGCTTCGGTGGCACGGCCGCAGCGGCCCGCCTGGCCAAGCTCGGCCACGACGTCACCGTCCTCGAGAGGTCCGGGCGCCTCGGCGGCGCCCTCGGCACGGTCGAGGCAGACGGGTTCACCTGGGACGCCGGCCCGACGATGACGCTCCTCCCGGCCGTCATCCGCGACCTGTTCCGCAAGTCCGGGCGGCCGCTGGAGAAGGAGCTCGAGCTCGTCGCGCGCGACGTCATCCGCGAGCACTGGTTCGCCGACGGCTCCGTCGTGACGCTCCGCGGCGGGTCCCGCGGCGTGCAGTACGACGCCTTCGAGGAGCTCGGCGCCGGCCTCGGCGCCCAGTGGTGCGACCACGTCGCGTCGTACGCCGATGACTGGGAGGTGGTCCGCCGCGAGTACCTCGAGCGGCCGTGGCGCCCCGAGATCGCGAGCAAGGAGGTCGTCGCCCGCCTGCAGTCGCGCACCATGCTGGCCAAGCGGCTCAAGAAGGACTTCCGCGACGAGCGACTGCGCCTGGTCGCCGGTCACCCCTTCTTCATGGACGGCCACGACCTGCGCAACGTCCCTGCCTGGATGGGCGTCAACGCCTACGTCGAGCAGAACTTCGGCACCTGGACGACACCGGGCGGCATGGCCGCGCTCGCGGAGGCGATGGCCGACCGGCTCCGCACGCGTCGCGTGGACGTCCGCCTCGGCACGACGGTGACCGACATCGTCCAGCGCGAGGGCCGCGCCGTCGCCGTCGCCACGGACGCGGGCGAGGTCGACGCCGACGCCGTCGTCTGCGCGATCGACCCGCGCCTGGTCCCCGCGCTGGCGCCCTACGTCGTGCGGACGACGCCGGCCATCCCGGCGTACGCCGTCCACGTCGGACTGGACGGCGAGGTGCCGGACCTCGGGCCGGAGACCGTGTTCCACGGCGACCCGACGATCGTGGTCCGCACCGGCGGAACCGCACCCGCGGGCTGCCACGCCTGGACGCTCTACGGCCGCGGCCACCTCTCGGAGGACATGGTCCTCGCCCTCTCGCGGATGGGCGCCAACATCCGGGCCAACGTCGTCACGCGTGTCGACCGCACCCCTCGCGACCAGGTCTCCGCCCTCGCGAACTCCCCGCTCGGCGTGCTGTGGCAGGGCCGCGACACGCTCCGCCACCGCCTCGGCCCGCGTACGCCGATTCCGGGCGTCTACGCTGCCGGGGCCAGCGCCACGCCCGGTTCGGGGCTCCCCTTCGTGGGCCTGTCTGCGTCACTGGTCGCCCAGGAGATCGGCCCCGCCTGA
- a CDS encoding DUF4126 domain-containing protein codes for MDSLAMTFTSGWASGVNSYLVVLVLGIAERAGVDGIPAVLGRWEVLAVAAGLYVTEFVADKIPYVDSTWDAVSTAIRPTVGAVLGVLLAGDATSLQAALGGVLGGGTALASHTVKSGSRLAINTSPEPVTNVVASLGEDVTVLGVAVVALHHPVIAASIAAVLLVVGLAVLYVALKYIRRGWRRWKGKDRLPAAVA; via the coding sequence GTGGACTCTCTCGCGATGACCTTCACCAGCGGCTGGGCCAGTGGCGTCAACAGCTACCTGGTCGTCCTCGTGCTCGGCATCGCCGAGCGGGCCGGCGTCGACGGCATCCCTGCGGTCCTGGGCCGGTGGGAGGTGCTGGCCGTCGCCGCTGGCCTCTACGTGACCGAGTTCGTCGCCGACAAGATCCCGTACGTCGACTCGACCTGGGACGCGGTCTCCACAGCGATCCGGCCCACGGTGGGGGCGGTGCTCGGCGTCCTGCTGGCCGGCGACGCGACCTCGCTCCAGGCCGCACTGGGTGGCGTGCTCGGAGGCGGCACGGCCCTCGCCTCCCACACGGTGAAGAGCGGGAGCAGGCTCGCGATCAACACCTCACCGGAGCCGGTGACCAACGTGGTCGCGAGCCTGGGCGAGGACGTCACCGTGCTGGGGGTCGCCGTGGTCGCCCTGCACCACCCCGTCATCGCGGCGTCCATCGCGGCGGTGCTGCTCGTCGTCGGTCTCGCGGTGCTCTACGTGGCGCTGAAGTACATCCGTCGGGGCTGGCGCCGGTGGAAGGGGAAGGACCGCCTCCCCGCGGCCGTGGCCTGA
- a CDS encoding lytic transglycosylase: MTATRTIHRLLTGLLATALTGATLALAAPAEARHADLPQGRTYTKHTVRAGETATELAVRYHAWTDELIRYNHLGQDGQLYVGQHIVIPQVTARLHHAPKKASHRPTSRQPKATRKTWRHADPSRGQVRSEIIRTARAHGVDPELALAISWQESGWQMHHVSWASAIGAMQVLPSTGTWMSMYADRPLRLTRLHDNVLAGVLLLKVLDQGTHTSRGQIAAYYQGLGAVREHGLYADTERYVANVKYLKKRLEHGWRPA; the protein is encoded by the coding sequence ATGACTGCCACCCGCACGATCCACCGCCTGCTGACGGGCCTCCTCGCGACCGCACTGACGGGCGCGACGCTGGCCCTCGCGGCGCCGGCCGAGGCACGACACGCCGACCTCCCGCAGGGACGGACCTACACCAAGCACACGGTGCGGGCGGGCGAGACGGCCACCGAGCTGGCGGTGCGGTACCACGCGTGGACCGACGAGCTGATCCGCTACAACCACCTCGGCCAGGACGGCCAGCTGTACGTCGGCCAGCACATCGTCATCCCCCAGGTCACCGCTCGTCTCCACCACGCTCCGAAGAAGGCGTCGCACCGCCCCACCAGCCGCCAGCCCAAGGCGACGAGGAAGACGTGGCGGCACGCCGACCCCTCGCGTGGCCAGGTCCGCTCGGAGATCATCCGCACCGCGCGGGCCCACGGCGTCGACCCGGAGCTCGCGCTGGCGATCTCGTGGCAGGAGTCGGGCTGGCAGATGCACCACGTCTCATGGGCCTCCGCGATCGGCGCCATGCAGGTCCTGCCGAGCACCGGCACCTGGATGAGCATGTACGCCGACCGCCCCCTGCGCCTCACCCGGCTGCACGACAACGTGCTCGCCGGCGTCCTGCTGCTCAAGGTCCTCGACCAGGGCACCCACACCTCGCGTGGGCAGATCGCGGCGTACTACCAGGGTCTCGGGGCGGTGCGGGAGCACGGGCTCTACGCCGACACCGAGCGCTACGTGGCCAACGTGAAGTACCTGAAGAAGCGTCTCGAGCACGGCTGGCGTCCGGCCTGA
- a CDS encoding polyprenyl synthetase family protein: MPPSNSGSSSDVFDPARFREDVQTVLDEFLDEQAERLAPLGTDAAALVAEARIAVSGGKRLRAAFCHAGYRAVRPEVADERALLRACASLELLHASALVHDDYMDASDTRRGRAASHRIFETAHTDAGWDGNPQQYGAAAAILLGDLLLTWADELLRRCGLPLAEVAPALDMFDLCRSEVVAGQFLDVSVQARGVADVETAMTVLRYKSAKYSVERPLHIGAALAGATEDQIQALTDFGLPLGEAFQLRDDQLGVFGDPAVTGKPAGDDLVEGKRTVLVAIALDGAAAPEATVLDTSLGTPLTGGQVDELRRIITDAGADTRVEELIDALTERSLAALDAAPLDPAAKGTLRDLAAAATRRTT; the protein is encoded by the coding sequence GTGCCGCCGTCCAACTCCGGGTCCAGCTCCGACGTCTTCGATCCCGCGCGCTTCCGCGAGGACGTCCAGACGGTCCTGGACGAGTTCCTCGACGAGCAGGCCGAGCGCCTCGCACCGCTCGGCACGGACGCCGCGGCACTCGTCGCCGAGGCCCGGATCGCCGTCAGCGGCGGCAAGCGTCTGCGTGCCGCGTTCTGCCACGCCGGCTACCGCGCGGTGCGGCCCGAGGTCGCCGACGAGCGCGCGCTGCTCCGCGCCTGCGCCTCCCTCGAGCTGCTCCACGCCAGCGCCCTCGTGCACGACGACTACATGGACGCCTCCGACACACGGCGGGGCAGGGCCGCGAGCCACCGGATCTTCGAGACCGCGCACACCGACGCCGGATGGGACGGCAACCCGCAGCAGTACGGCGCCGCCGCCGCGATCCTGCTCGGCGACCTGCTGCTGACCTGGGCCGACGAGCTGCTGCGCCGCTGCGGGCTCCCCCTCGCGGAGGTCGCACCGGCGCTCGACATGTTCGACCTGTGCCGCTCCGAGGTCGTGGCCGGCCAGTTCCTCGACGTCTCGGTCCAGGCACGCGGGGTCGCGGACGTCGAGACCGCGATGACCGTGCTGCGCTACAAGTCCGCCAAGTACTCCGTCGAGCGGCCGCTCCACATCGGCGCCGCACTGGCCGGGGCCACCGAGGACCAGATCCAGGCGCTGACCGACTTCGGCCTGCCGCTGGGCGAGGCCTTCCAGCTCCGCGACGACCAGCTCGGCGTCTTCGGCGACCCCGCGGTCACCGGCAAGCCCGCCGGCGACGACCTCGTGGAGGGCAAGCGCACGGTCCTCGTCGCGATCGCGCTCGACGGCGCGGCTGCCCCCGAGGCCACGGTGCTCGACACCTCCCTCGGCACGCCCCTGACCGGCGGCCAGGTCGACGAGCTGCGCCGGATCATCACCGACGCCGGCGCCGACACCCGCGTCGAGGAGCTCATCGACGCGCTCACCGAGCGCTCGCTCGCCGCCCTCGACGCGGCGCCGCTCGATCCTGCCGCCAAGGGCACGCTCCGCGACCTCGCGGCCGCGGCCACCCGGCGTACGACCTGA
- the metF gene encoding methylenetetrahydrofolate reductase [NAD(P)H] gives MTQATGSIAERIRSGERSISFEFFPPKDEAGEAQLWQAIRELEDYRPTFVSVTYGAGGSTRDRTVDITRRIVEETSLLPMAHLTCVGHTKDDLDEILAAYADAGVANVLALRGDPKEGPRAEWTPTEGGFEHAVELVQLAAGRGGFSIGVAAFPEGHPSAASLDHDAEVLVEKARAGAEFAVTQMFFDAKDYFALVERVRAHGVDLPILPGIMPILNLNAIAKQGELIGTSVPEHVVATFDGLTDPAEIRANGIRLATELCRELLDGGAPGLHFYTLNRSKATREIFEALEQTR, from the coding sequence ATGACGCAGGCCACGGGCAGCATCGCCGAGCGCATCCGCTCCGGTGAGCGCAGCATCTCCTTCGAGTTCTTCCCGCCCAAGGACGAGGCGGGCGAGGCGCAGCTGTGGCAGGCGATCCGCGAGCTGGAGGACTACCGGCCGACGTTCGTCTCGGTGACCTACGGCGCGGGCGGCTCGACCCGCGACCGCACGGTGGACATCACGCGCCGCATCGTCGAGGAGACGAGCCTGCTCCCGATGGCGCACCTGACCTGCGTGGGCCACACCAAGGACGACCTCGACGAGATCCTGGCGGCGTACGCCGACGCGGGCGTCGCCAACGTCCTGGCCCTCCGGGGCGACCCCAAGGAGGGTCCGCGCGCCGAGTGGACCCCGACCGAGGGTGGCTTCGAGCACGCGGTCGAGCTGGTCCAGCTCGCGGCGGGCCGCGGCGGCTTCAGCATCGGGGTGGCGGCGTTTCCGGAGGGGCACCCGTCGGCGGCCTCGCTGGACCACGACGCCGAGGTCCTGGTCGAGAAGGCCCGGGCCGGTGCCGAGTTCGCGGTGACCCAGATGTTCTTCGACGCGAAGGACTACTTCGCCCTGGTCGAGCGCGTGCGTGCGCACGGCGTCGACCTGCCGATCCTGCCGGGCATCATGCCGATCCTGAACCTCAACGCGATCGCCAAGCAGGGCGAGCTGATCGGCACGTCCGTGCCGGAGCACGTGGTGGCGACCTTCGACGGGCTGACCGATCCTGCGGAGATCCGTGCCAACGGGATCCGCCTCGCCACCGAGCTCTGCCGTGAGCTGCTCGACGGCGGCGCGCCCGGCCTGCACTTCTACACGCTGAACCGGTCCAAGGCGACGCGTGAGATCTTCGAGGCGCTCGAGCAGACCCGCTGA
- a CDS encoding ArsC/Spx/MgsR family protein translates to MIEIWLNPACSKCRTAVSELDAAGAEYTVRRYLEQPPTVADIEDVLSRLGVEPWHIARTADARGLGVTLPERTPEQRQAWVQVLAEHPRLIQRPILTASDGTTVVGRDADSLAKVISAG, encoded by the coding sequence ATGATCGAGATCTGGCTGAACCCTGCGTGCTCGAAGTGCCGGACCGCCGTGTCCGAGCTCGACGCGGCCGGCGCGGAGTACACCGTGCGGCGCTACCTCGAGCAGCCGCCGACGGTCGCCGACATCGAGGACGTCCTCTCCCGACTCGGCGTGGAGCCGTGGCACATCGCCCGCACGGCGGACGCGAGGGGTCTCGGCGTCACGCTTCCCGAGCGCACGCCAGAGCAGCGTCAGGCGTGGGTGCAGGTCCTCGCGGAGCACCCCCGCCTCATCCAGCGGCCGATCCTCACCGCCTCCGACGGCACCACCGTGGTCGGCCGCGATGCCGACAGCCTGGCGAAGGTCATCTCCGCCGGCTGA
- a CDS encoding Rv2175c family DNA-binding protein gives MTDANTDLSVLVSEWLDWHGAAKALGVSVNRVRTMIREHALAGAVPSEGAGQKVPALFIQDGEVVKGLPGLLTVLHDGGWTDRDCIEWIFTDMDLPGRPIDALRENRGSEVQRRARVEAFS, from the coding sequence GTGACTGACGCGAACACCGATCTCTCTGTCCTCGTCTCCGAGTGGCTCGACTGGCACGGAGCCGCCAAGGCGCTCGGCGTGAGCGTCAACCGGGTACGCACGATGATCCGCGAGCACGCGCTCGCCGGAGCCGTGCCGTCCGAGGGCGCGGGCCAGAAGGTGCCGGCCCTGTTCATCCAGGACGGAGAGGTCGTCAAGGGCCTGCCCGGCCTGCTCACGGTCCTCCACGACGGAGGCTGGACCGACCGCGACTGCATCGAGTGGATCTTCACCGACATGGACCTGCCCGGCCGCCCGATCGACGCGCTGCGGGAGAACCGCGGGTCCGAGGTGCAGCGCCGGGCCCGCGTCGAGGCCTTCAGCTGA
- a CDS encoding ribonuclease domain-containing protein gives MRLPRTRSQWVAAVLALVVALATYLWQQHGTTDTSRPTSQQSVRVDPGTTVGTPSPDARSSRDGTDPTSGLPLVRLSGLPAEAGDTVALIDSDGPFPYDRDGVVFGNYEGILPEHERGYYHEYTVPTPGESDRGARRIIEGEAHELYYTGDHYASFERISR, from the coding sequence ATGCGGCTGCCGCGCACGCGGAGCCAGTGGGTCGCGGCCGTCCTGGCCCTCGTCGTCGCGCTGGCGACGTACCTCTGGCAGCAGCACGGCACGACGGACACGTCGCGACCGACGTCGCAGCAGAGCGTGCGGGTGGACCCGGGCACCACGGTCGGCACGCCGTCACCCGACGCCCGGTCGTCCCGCGACGGCACGGACCCGACCTCGGGCCTGCCGCTGGTCCGGCTCTCCGGGCTGCCGGCAGAAGCCGGCGACACAGTCGCGCTGATCGACAGCGACGGTCCGTTCCCCTACGACCGTGACGGGGTCGTCTTCGGCAACTACGAGGGGATCCTTCCCGAGCACGAGCGCGGCTACTACCACGAGTACACCGTGCCGACGCCCGGAGAGAGCGACCGCGGCGCCCGCCGGATCATCGAGGGCGAGGCCCACGAGCTCTACTACACCGGCGACCACTACGCCTCGTTCGAACGGATCTCGCGATGA
- a CDS encoding PASTA domain-containing protein — translation MTFVVSKGPELVTIPRVRAMGVDAATQTLEDAGFKVSVKHSDLYLGLGYVSSVKPGEGEKAPKGSTVTIYLV, via the coding sequence ATCACCTTCGTCGTCTCGAAGGGCCCCGAGCTGGTCACCATCCCGCGGGTGCGCGCGATGGGGGTCGACGCGGCGACGCAGACGCTGGAGGACGCCGGCTTCAAGGTCAGCGTCAAGCACAGCGACCTCTACCTCGGCCTCGGCTACGTGTCGTCGGTGAAGCCCGGCGAGGGCGAGAAGGCCCCCAAGGGCAGCACCGTGACGATCTACCTCGTCTGA
- a CDS encoding deoxyribonuclease IV, producing the protein MLSPADPAASRPIGSHVPVGKGLVAGALTTMREIGHETLQVFVGNPRGWKLSAGKPAEDKAFRTELEQSGTRAFIHAPYLVNLGSPTPATYENSIAVVAHNLRRAAQIGAEGVVVHTGSFVDPSDSSERYDAAMRQVREGLLPILETLEGDDAPWLLLEPTAGQGRSLCAGVEDLTAYLDALDLHPKAGICLDTCHVFAAGAPLDEEGGAAATLDRIVEIGGEGRLRLIHANDSMDVRGAFKDRHQNIGAGHIGRDAFRELFAHPATEGVPFILETPGSRESAEDLATLQQLRAEAASRG; encoded by the coding sequence GTGCTCTCCCCCGCTGATCCCGCTGCGTCCCGTCCCATCGGCTCCCACGTCCCGGTCGGCAAGGGCCTCGTCGCCGGTGCCCTCACCACGATGCGCGAGATCGGCCACGAGACGCTGCAGGTCTTCGTCGGCAACCCCCGTGGCTGGAAGCTCTCCGCGGGCAAGCCCGCCGAGGACAAGGCGTTCCGCACCGAGCTGGAACAGTCCGGCACGCGTGCGTTCATCCACGCGCCGTACCTGGTCAACCTCGGGTCGCCCACGCCCGCGACGTACGAGAACTCGATCGCCGTCGTGGCGCACAACCTCAGACGAGCCGCCCAGATCGGCGCCGAGGGCGTCGTGGTCCACACGGGGTCGTTCGTCGACCCGAGCGACTCCTCCGAGCGGTACGACGCAGCGATGCGCCAGGTCCGCGAGGGCCTGCTGCCGATCCTCGAGACGCTCGAGGGAGACGACGCGCCGTGGCTCCTCCTGGAGCCGACTGCAGGTCAGGGCCGGAGCCTCTGCGCCGGTGTCGAGGACCTCACCGCATACCTCGACGCGCTCGACCTGCATCCGAAGGCGGGCATCTGCCTCGACACCTGCCATGTCTTCGCGGCCGGTGCGCCCCTCGACGAGGAGGGTGGCGCGGCGGCGACGCTCGACCGGATCGTCGAGATCGGCGGCGAGGGCCGGCTGCGGCTGATCCACGCCAACGACTCCATGGACGTGCGCGGTGCCTTCAAGGACCGTCACCAGAACATCGGCGCCGGCCACATCGGCCGCGACGCCTTCCGCGAGCTCTTCGCGCACCCGGCGACCGAGGGTGTGCCGTTCATCCTCGAGACGCCGGGCTCGCGCGAGTCGGCGGAGGACCTCGCCACGCTCCAGCAGCTGCGCGCAGAGGCCGCTTCCCGGGGTTGA
- a CDS encoding barstar family protein, with translation MKTVHLDTADTDSREEVLARLGVALGFPEHYGRNLDALADCLADLAEPTGLEWSGWQTLQADDPAGFGRIMLVLDDRTEAQPAFAVWLLDDED, from the coding sequence ATGAAGACCGTGCACCTCGACACCGCCGACACCGACTCGCGCGAGGAGGTGCTGGCCCGGCTTGGCGTCGCCCTCGGGTTCCCCGAGCACTACGGCCGCAACCTGGACGCCCTCGCCGACTGCCTCGCCGACCTCGCCGAGCCGACCGGACTGGAGTGGTCCGGCTGGCAGACGCTGCAGGCCGACGACCCCGCCGGGTTCGGCCGGATCATGCTGGTGCTGGACGACCGCACCGAGGCGCAGCCGGCGTTCGCCGTCTGGCTGCTCGACGACGAGGACTGA
- a CDS encoding zinc ribbon domain-containing protein has protein sequence MKYCMNCGAELGAGRFCTNCGTPVGSATPPVDADALSVAPAVVGVGPAAAATAPEAPASPGRPTPAYAASPAAAPASDRPHWTGWVLLTVGVVLAVILGSCLAHGGDDARHASASATTSASTTTSSSTTGASTPLPSDSGRAGTDLARGATVDAPAPIRPGTDLAGHRVPYPATNMLDGTRDSAYRLAGDATGTVIRFTFSGERTVTAVGLVNGYAKTDGGVDWYPLNRRIEQVQWRFADGTTIQQDLVDTDDLQTMQVAPEKTGWVELTLLKVSKPGDGRGGKDTTAISDVLLLGS, from the coding sequence GTGAAGTACTGCATGAACTGCGGTGCCGAGCTCGGGGCGGGGCGGTTCTGCACCAACTGCGGTACCCCGGTCGGCAGCGCCACGCCACCGGTCGACGCCGACGCCCTCTCCGTTGCCCCTGCGGTCGTCGGTGTCGGACCGGCTGCCGCTGCGACTGCGCCGGAGGCACCTGCGTCCCCCGGCCGGCCCACTCCGGCGTACGCCGCGTCCCCGGCGGCCGCTCCGGCCTCCGACCGTCCGCACTGGACCGGCTGGGTCCTCCTCACCGTCGGGGTGGTGCTCGCGGTGATCCTGGGCAGCTGCCTGGCGCACGGCGGAGACGACGCGCGACACGCGTCCGCGAGCGCCACGACGTCTGCGAGCACGACGACCTCCTCCTCGACGACCGGGGCGAGCACTCCCCTGCCCTCCGACAGCGGACGCGCCGGCACCGACCTGGCGCGCGGGGCCACCGTGGACGCTCCCGCGCCGATCCGGCCGGGCACCGACCTCGCGGGCCACCGCGTCCCCTATCCGGCGACCAACATGCTCGACGGCACGCGCGACTCCGCCTACCGGCTCGCAGGTGACGCCACGGGCACGGTCATCCGCTTCACGTTCAGCGGCGAGCGCACGGTGACCGCGGTCGGGCTGGTCAACGGCTATGCCAAGACCGACGGCGGCGTCGACTGGTACCCGCTGAACCGTCGCATCGAGCAGGTGCAGTGGCGCTTCGCGGACGGCACCACGATCCAGCAGGACCTGGTCGACACCGACGACCTGCAGACCATGCAGGTCGCACCCGAGAAGACCGGCTGGGTCGAGCTGACCCTGCTCAAGGTGAGCAAGCCCGGCGACGGCCGCGGTGGCAAGGACACCACCGCGATCAGTGACGTCCTGCTGCTCGGCAGCTGA
- a CDS encoding class II 3-deoxy-7-phosphoheptulonate synthase, which produces MGAAQQPTYPDASALDLAVDRLRTSPPLVFAGECDDLKAKIADVVRGEAFILQGGDCAETFAGVTADNVRNKLRVLLQMAVVLTYAGSVPVVKLGRIAGQYAKPRSSDFETRTVDGEAVTLPAYRGDAVNGYDFTAESRIPDPQRLVDVYNNSAATLNLVRAFTTGGYADLRQVHTWNTDFVRSSPAGRRYEKMAGEIEKALEFMQAIGADPKEFHGVDFYNSHEALVLEYEHALTRIDSRTNAPYDVSAHMVWIGERTRQISGAHVELLSHIKNPIGVKLGPTTSPDDAIALATKLNPDNEAGRLTFITRFGAGRIREGLPPLLEKAKAEGLNVAWICDPMHGNTFEASSGYKTRSFDDVIDEVQGFFDAHRAVGTWPGGLHVELTGDDVTECVGGGEMLSDEDLNQRYESVCDPRLNRVQSLEMAFLVADMLAAGRTKA; this is translated from the coding sequence ATGGGGGCTGCCCAGCAGCCGACCTATCCCGACGCGTCGGCCCTCGACCTCGCGGTCGACCGGCTCCGCACGTCGCCGCCGCTGGTCTTTGCGGGCGAGTGCGACGACCTGAAGGCGAAGATCGCCGACGTCGTGCGAGGTGAGGCGTTCATCCTCCAGGGTGGCGACTGCGCCGAGACGTTCGCCGGCGTCACTGCCGACAACGTGCGCAACAAGCTCCGCGTGCTGCTGCAGATGGCGGTCGTGCTCACGTACGCCGGGTCCGTGCCCGTCGTGAAGCTCGGCCGCATCGCCGGGCAGTACGCCAAGCCGCGCTCGAGCGACTTCGAGACCCGCACGGTCGACGGCGAGGCGGTGACCCTGCCGGCCTACCGCGGCGACGCGGTCAACGGCTACGACTTCACCGCGGAGTCGCGCATCCCCGACCCGCAGCGCCTGGTCGACGTCTACAACAACTCGGCCGCCACGCTGAACCTCGTGCGTGCCTTCACCACGGGCGGTTACGCCGACCTGCGCCAGGTGCACACGTGGAACACCGACTTCGTCCGCTCCTCGCCCGCGGGCCGCCGCTACGAGAAGATGGCCGGCGAGATCGAGAAGGCGCTCGAGTTCATGCAGGCCATCGGCGCCGACCCCAAGGAGTTCCACGGGGTCGACTTCTACAACAGCCACGAGGCCCTCGTGCTGGAGTACGAGCACGCCCTGACCCGCATCGACAGCCGCACCAACGCGCCGTACGACGTCTCCGCGCACATGGTGTGGATCGGCGAGCGCACGCGCCAGATCAGCGGTGCCCACGTCGAGCTGCTCAGCCACATCAAGAACCCGATCGGCGTGAAGCTCGGTCCGACGACGTCGCCTGACGACGCCATCGCGCTGGCCACGAAGCTCAACCCCGACAACGAGGCAGGCCGCCTCACCTTCATCACGCGCTTCGGTGCGGGCAGGATCCGCGAGGGCCTGCCGCCGCTGCTGGAGAAGGCGAAGGCCGAGGGCCTCAACGTCGCGTGGATCTGCGACCCGATGCACGGCAACACGTTCGAGGCGAGCTCGGGCTACAAGACCCGCAGCTTCGACGACGTCATCGACGAGGTCCAGGGGTTCTTCGACGCGCACCGCGCGGTCGGCACGTGGCCGGGCGGCCTCCACGTCGAGCTCACCGGTGACGACGTCACCGAGTGCGTCGGCGGTGGCGAGATGCTCTCCGACGAGGACCTCAACCAGCGCTACGAGTCGGTCTGCGACCCGCGTCTCAACCGCGTGCAGTCGCTGGAGATGGCGTTCCTCGTCGCGGACATGCTGGCGGCGGGCCGCACCAAGGCCTGA